Proteins encoded together in one Camelina sativa cultivar DH55 chromosome 9, Cs, whole genome shotgun sequence window:
- the LOC104713465 gene encoding transcription factor TGA7-like: protein MMSSSSPTQLASFRDMGIYEPFQQIVGWGNVYKSDINDHSPNTATSSIIQVDARVDDHTNIKTNYASSSHNQIEAEPSSNDNQDDDGRIHDKMKRRLAQNREAARKSRLRKKAYVQQLEESRLKLSQLEQELEKVKQQGLCVRNSSNSSYLGAAGSINTGIASFEMEYSHWLEEQSRRVSEMRIALQSHISDIELRMLVESCLNHYANLFRMKSNAAKADVFYLISGMWRTSTERFFQWIGGFRPSELLNVVMPYLQPLTDQQILEVRNLQQSSQQAEDALSQGIDKLQQSLAESIVVDAVIESPDYTAHMAAAIENLQALEGFVTQADHLRQQTLQQMAKILTTRQSARGLLALGEYLHRLRALSSLWAARPREPT, encoded by the exons ATGatgagttcttcttctccaactcaACTTGCATCTTTTAGAGACATGGGAATCTATGAACCATTTCAACAAATTGTCGGTTGGGGAAATGTTTACAAATCCGATATCAATGATCATAGTCCCAATACTGCTACTTCCTCCATCATTCAAGTGGATGCTAGAGTTGATGATCACACCAACATCAAG ACGAATTACGCTTCTTCATCGCATAACCAGATTGAAGCAGAACCATCTAGTAATGATAATCAAGATGATGATGGCAGGATTCATGATAAG ATGAAACGGCGTCTAGCCCAAAACAGAGAAGCTGCTCGCAAAAGTCGTTTGagaaagaag gCTTATGTTCAACAGTTAGAAGAAAGCCGGTTAAAACTATCGCAACTAGAGCAAGAACTTGAAAAAGTTAAGCAACAG ggaCTATGCGTACGGAACTCATCAAATTCAAGCTATTTAGGAGCAGCAGGGAGTATAAACACAGGGATAGCTTCATTTGAGATGGAATATTCACACTGGCTTGAAGAACAAAGCAGGAGAGTTAGCGAAATGAGAATAGCGCTACAATCTCATATAAGCGACATAGAACTCAGGATGCTAGTTGAGAGTTGCTTGAACCATTACGCCAATCTTTTTCGAATGAAGTCTAATGCAGCTAAAGCCGATGTTTTCTACTTGATATCTGGCATGTGGCGAACTTCCACAGAAAGATTCTTCCAATGGATTGGTGGCTTTCGTCCATCCGAGCTTTTAAAC GTTGTGATGCCTTATCTTCAACCATTAACTGATCAACAAATCTTGGAAGTGAGAAACCTTCAGCAATCATCACAACAAGCAGAGGATGCTCTCTCTCAAGGCATCGATAAACTTCAACAGAGTTTAGCTGAAAGCATTGTGGTTGATGCGGTTATCGAGTCCCCTGATTACACTGCTCACATGGCTGCAGCTATAGAGAATCTTCAAGCATTAGAGGGTTTTGTGACTCAA GCAGATCATCTAAGGCAGCAAACATTGCAACAAATGGCAAAGATCTTGACGACAAGACAATcagctagaggtttacttgctTTGGGAGAGTATCTTCATAGGCTTCGTGCTCTTAGTTCTCTTTGGGCAGCTCGTCCACGAGAACCAACttaa
- the LOC104713466 gene encoding uncharacterized J domain-containing protein C4H3.01-like, translated as MSNLRAICRPHTVFSSIVCCNRHQIRSLYRVSINKNLGFRTRVSNSSWFRSSKDSNHHLWFRLNQRKTLVRASNWSQEQSPYDTLELDRDAEEEQIKVAYRRLAKFYHPDVYDGKGTLEEGETAEARFIKIQAAYELLMDSDKKRQYDMDNRVNPMKASQAWMEWLIKKRKAFDQRGDMAVAAWAEQQQLEINLRARRLSRSKVDPEEERKILEKEKKASRELFNSTLKRHTLVLKKRDMMRKKAEEDKKLLITQLLAAEGLELEEEEEEEESAK; from the exons ATGAGCAACCTGAGAGCTATTTGTAGACCACACACAGTGTTCTCTTCGATCGTGTGTTGCAACAGACACCAAATTCGATCACTTTATAGGGTTTCGATTAATAAAAACCTCGGCTTTAGAACTCGTGTATCGAATTCGTCTTGGTTTAGGTCTTCTAAAGATTCGAATCATCATCTTTGGTTTCGATTGAATCAGAGGAAGACTCTCGTTAGGGCTTCGAATTGGAGCCAAGAGCAGTCTCCGTACGATACTCTCG AGTTGGATAGAGATGCAGAGGAAGAGCAGATTAAGGTGGCATACAGAAGATTAGCCAAATTTTATCATCCCGATG TTTATGATGGAAAAGGGACTCTTGAAGAAGGAGAGACAGCAGAAGCAAGATTTATCAAGATTCAGGCTGCATATGAGCTGCTCATGGACTCGGACAAGAAAAGACAATATGATATGGATAACCGAGTGAATCCAATGAAG GCATCTCAAGCTTGGATGGAATGGTTGATAAAAAAGCGTAAAGCATTTGATCAGAGAGGTGACATGGCGGTTGCAGCTTGGGCTGAGCAACAACAGCTTGAGATAAATCTACGTGCTCGTCGTCTTTCTCGTTCTAAA GTGGATCcggaagaagagaggaagatattggagaaggagaagaaagcatCGAGAGAGTTATTCAACAGCACTTTAAAACGACACACGTTGGTGTTGAAGAAAAGAGATATGATGCGAAAGAAAGCAGAGGAAGATAAGAAATTGCTCATCACTCAGCTATTAGCCGCAGAAGGTCTCgagctcgaagaagaagaagaagaggaagaatcaGCCAAGTAA